A portion of the Stigmatella aurantiaca DW4/3-1 genome contains these proteins:
- a CDS encoding MarR family winged helix-turn-helix transcriptional regulator gives MPRRAPGPSSVSLDALDLGHLALFVGMRVNDLVLEEMHAAGFQGLRHAHGFVFQHLLGGARSIGELAALMEVTQQATSKTIAELEKQGFVEEVASGDARVRRIRLSARGLAAVELGRAVRAEFEQRFAQEHSPRAVKQAKELLASVLTSLGGADTVRRRRVKMPR, from the coding sequence ATGCCACGGCGAGCCCCCGGCCCCTCCTCCGTTTCCCTGGATGCACTGGACCTGGGCCATTTGGCCCTCTTCGTGGGAATGCGCGTGAATGATCTGGTGCTCGAGGAGATGCACGCCGCGGGCTTCCAGGGGCTGCGCCACGCGCACGGCTTCGTCTTTCAACACCTGCTTGGGGGGGCCCGGTCCATCGGCGAACTCGCGGCGCTGATGGAGGTGACCCAGCAGGCCACGTCGAAGACCATCGCCGAGCTGGAAAAGCAGGGCTTCGTCGAGGAGGTCGCCTCCGGCGATGCGCGCGTGCGCCGGATCCGCCTCTCGGCGCGAGGGCTGGCCGCCGTCGAACTGGGCCGGGCCGTGCGGGCCGAGTTCGAGCAGCGCTTCGCGCAAGAGCACAGCCCCCGTGCGGTGAAGCAGGCAAAGGAGCTGCTCGCAAGCGTCCTCACCTCGCTGGGGGGAGCGGACACCGTGCGCCGCCGACGGGTGAAGATGCCGCGCTAG
- a CDS encoding choice-of-anchor X domain-containing protein, with protein sequence MSLPPSDSVSGSRPRRAVWLLLLIPLVLGGAWWAWVPGEDGGGEPLDGSDMAGAEGRAGARRDPRASAGLNPKAAHPQAARPLGKPPRSPEEEEREAKRALWEKRLERARFTLDTYRQGTRYPPQSRPIREHPDQEQLPSPERAQPLSKDARDVQLRLKQEKVFVVGDELVHFYVGCENANTQEPLPCEVVGGMAHEAEHMVGAAGAPAGVPLVFGDDGSQGDVVARDGTFTARFQPSKQGFPMFSGTLRVSFQVRSGSQEGRAFFDILYTPVPPAVLTGKVREVVEQGSLQLYLGIQVRKAGRYVLTGRVDDEAGVPFGHVSFNEELAEGAHEVKFTLFGKLLVDEAPSFPLRLRDVDGFLLKESGDPDRELMAALRGYVHATREYPPTVFSPDEWQSEERTRYLDEFTRDVNDAQNQLDAVGGTGTP encoded by the coding sequence ATGTCCCTGCCCCCTTCTGATTCGGTTTCCGGTTCCCGGCCCCGCCGCGCGGTGTGGCTGTTGTTGCTCATTCCTCTGGTGCTCGGAGGAGCGTGGTGGGCCTGGGTCCCCGGGGAGGACGGGGGCGGGGAGCCCTTGGACGGCAGTGACATGGCAGGGGCGGAGGGGCGCGCGGGGGCTCGGAGAGACCCGCGTGCGTCCGCCGGACTGAACCCGAAGGCCGCGCACCCCCAGGCGGCGCGGCCTTTGGGGAAGCCCCCCCGCTCGCCCGAGGAGGAGGAGCGGGAAGCAAAGCGAGCGCTTTGGGAGAAACGGCTTGAGCGGGCCCGGTTCACGCTCGACACGTACCGGCAGGGGACGCGCTACCCCCCCCAGTCGCGGCCCATTCGAGAGCATCCGGATCAGGAGCAGCTCCCCTCACCGGAGCGTGCCCAGCCCTTGAGCAAGGATGCCCGGGATGTGCAGCTTCGGTTGAAGCAGGAGAAAGTCTTTGTCGTGGGCGACGAGCTCGTTCACTTCTACGTGGGGTGCGAGAACGCGAACACCCAGGAGCCCCTTCCGTGCGAGGTGGTGGGGGGCATGGCCCACGAGGCCGAGCACATGGTGGGGGCCGCGGGCGCTCCCGCGGGGGTGCCCCTGGTCTTCGGGGATGACGGCAGTCAGGGAGATGTCGTCGCCCGGGATGGCACCTTCACCGCGCGTTTCCAGCCGTCGAAGCAAGGCTTTCCGATGTTCTCTGGCACGCTGCGCGTCTCGTTCCAGGTCCGCTCCGGGAGCCAGGAGGGGCGTGCGTTCTTCGACATCCTTTATACGCCCGTGCCTCCGGCCGTGTTGACCGGCAAGGTGCGCGAGGTGGTGGAGCAAGGCTCCCTTCAGCTCTACCTGGGCATCCAGGTGCGCAAGGCGGGCCGCTATGTGCTGACAGGGCGTGTGGATGACGAGGCGGGCGTGCCCTTTGGCCATGTGTCCTTCAATGAAGAGCTGGCCGAAGGCGCGCACGAGGTGAAGTTCACGCTCTTCGGCAAGCTGCTCGTCGACGAGGCGCCCTCCTTTCCGTTGAGGCTGCGCGATGTGGATGGGTTCCTGTTGAAGGAGTCAGGAGACCCCGATCGCGAGCTGATGGCGGCCCTGCGAGGCTACGTCCATGCCACGCGCGAGTATCCGCCCACGGTCTTCTCCCCGGACGAGTGGCAGTCGGAGGAGCGCACCCGCTACCTCGATGAGTTCACCCGGGACGTGAACGACGCCCAGAACCAACTCGACGCCGTCGGGGGAACTGGCACACCGTGA
- a CDS encoding tetratricopeptide repeat protein yields MAGPPTDGRTGKSSVKHRRSASDDGSKGSKVLEQGARIDRYVLLKVVGQGGMGTVYAAYDPELDRKVALKLLRPGKGDAEDSEGRARLLREAQAMARISHPNVITVHDVGTFGSQVFITLEFIQGQTLREWLRKARHPWQQILQRFLEAGQGLVAAHQVGLVHRDFKPANVLIADSGRVYVTDFGLARLAEAAGQEEASFEAGSVSEEQMSAVLSSPLTSAGVIVGTPQYMPPEQYLGNAGDARLDQFSFCASLYWALYGKRPFEPQQMAAMAAEVSQSLQAQSPQEIRRRLGHGTIVQEPPRDTRVPSWVRRAVLRGLSLAPEDRFPSMQALLTALSQQQRRVRRRKVIAAVGAVAVAGAGVGLYFQHRSQLCTGAEPLMASVWGAAPRQKLEAAFSATGKPFAPESARQVVQVLDGYAKGWTRMHTEACVATRIQGMQTEALLSLRMVCLERRRRDLRALVGLLTEADGKVVERSVDAVAALPSLKACQDIESLAEQSPLPEDPARRATIERLGEQLSQIKALHDAGRYQAALKLARTIEPEVAATTYLPLQAELRYHLGWLLQQSGEAEEGLRELERAFDDAESSRSDRTRLEVLIKLIFTLANNGHPEQAQRWGEVAVAVLNRLGGEPSLAGDLMGNLGSVALMQGRYQEATGYFEKARALRQDPLGTEDPKQAKVSYGLGLAALRQGEHARAIQMLGEALQQTQSSKGAQHPEMGSRHVMLATAYREGGEPVQALAHAEAALKLRKAALGADHPAVADALDELGECLLLLKRYEEAMEAFRQAVDIKGEKLGMDHPDLSYSYDGMGKALLAQGKAEEAIVYLKQALAYGNTEPEALAGTGFRLAQALWEAGKAPQSAREEALRAREGYAKLEKPQQVAEINAWLKAREAPPVPALPGRPPRRLRR; encoded by the coding sequence ATGGCTGGCCCCCCAACGGATGGAAGAACTGGAAAGTCCTCCGTCAAGCACCGGCGGTCCGCCTCGGACGATGGGTCCAAGGGCTCGAAGGTGCTGGAGCAGGGGGCCCGCATTGACCGCTATGTCCTGCTCAAGGTCGTGGGGCAGGGGGGCATGGGCACGGTCTATGCCGCCTATGATCCGGAGCTGGACCGCAAGGTAGCCCTCAAGCTGCTGCGCCCTGGCAAGGGAGACGCGGAGGACTCGGAAGGCCGCGCCCGGCTGCTGCGGGAGGCGCAGGCCATGGCCCGCATCTCCCACCCCAACGTCATCACCGTGCACGACGTGGGGACCTTTGGCTCCCAGGTCTTCATCACCCTGGAGTTCATCCAGGGGCAGACCTTGCGCGAGTGGCTGCGCAAGGCCAGGCACCCCTGGCAGCAGATCCTCCAGCGCTTCCTGGAGGCGGGCCAGGGGCTGGTGGCCGCCCACCAGGTGGGGCTGGTGCACCGGGACTTCAAGCCGGCCAACGTGCTCATCGCCGACAGCGGCCGGGTCTACGTCACGGACTTCGGTCTGGCCCGGCTGGCGGAGGCCGCGGGGCAGGAGGAGGCCTCCTTCGAGGCGGGCAGCGTGTCCGAGGAGCAGATGAGCGCGGTGCTCTCCTCGCCCCTGACGTCCGCGGGGGTCATCGTGGGCACGCCCCAGTACATGCCGCCCGAGCAGTACCTGGGGAACGCCGGGGACGCGCGCCTGGACCAGTTCAGCTTCTGCGCCTCGTTGTACTGGGCGCTCTATGGCAAGCGCCCCTTCGAGCCCCAGCAGATGGCCGCGATGGCGGCCGAGGTCAGCCAAAGCCTCCAGGCCCAGAGCCCGCAGGAGATCCGGCGCCGGTTGGGGCACGGCACCATTGTCCAGGAGCCGCCCCGCGACACGCGGGTGCCTTCCTGGGTCCGGCGCGCGGTGCTTCGCGGGCTGTCGCTGGCCCCGGAGGACCGCTTCCCGTCCATGCAGGCCCTGTTGACGGCGCTGTCCCAGCAGCAGCGGCGGGTGCGCCGCCGCAAGGTGATCGCGGCCGTGGGCGCGGTCGCGGTGGCCGGGGCGGGGGTGGGCTTGTACTTCCAGCACCGGAGCCAATTGTGCACGGGGGCCGAGCCGCTCATGGCCTCCGTGTGGGGAGCGGCCCCGCGGCAGAAGCTCGAGGCGGCCTTCTCCGCCACGGGCAAGCCCTTCGCCCCGGAGAGTGCCCGCCAGGTGGTTCAGGTCCTGGATGGGTATGCGAAGGGCTGGACGCGCATGCACACCGAGGCCTGTGTGGCGACCCGTATCCAGGGCATGCAGACGGAGGCCCTGTTGTCCTTGCGCATGGTGTGCCTGGAGCGGCGCCGCAGGGACCTCCGGGCGCTGGTGGGCCTGCTGACCGAGGCGGACGGCAAGGTGGTGGAGCGCTCGGTGGATGCCGTCGCCGCGCTCCCGTCGCTGAAGGCGTGCCAGGACATCGAGTCGCTGGCCGAGCAGTCCCCACTGCCCGAGGACCCCGCCCGCCGCGCCACCATCGAGCGGCTCGGCGAGCAGCTCTCCCAGATCAAGGCCCTCCATGACGCGGGCCGCTACCAGGCCGCGCTGAAGCTGGCCCGGACCATCGAGCCCGAGGTGGCCGCCACCACCTACCTGCCGCTTCAGGCGGAGCTGCGCTACCACCTGGGCTGGCTGCTGCAACAGAGTGGGGAGGCGGAAGAGGGGCTGCGCGAGCTGGAGCGGGCCTTCGACGATGCGGAGTCGAGCCGGTCCGACCGGACGCGGTTGGAGGTCCTCATCAAGCTCATCTTCACGCTGGCCAACAACGGCCACCCGGAGCAGGCCCAGCGCTGGGGCGAGGTGGCGGTCGCGGTCCTCAACCGGCTCGGCGGTGAACCCTCGCTGGCGGGCGATCTGATGGGCAACCTGGGCAGCGTGGCCTTGATGCAGGGGCGCTACCAGGAGGCCACGGGCTATTTCGAGAAAGCGCGCGCGCTGCGGCAGGACCCCTTGGGCACGGAGGACCCGAAGCAGGCCAAGGTGAGCTATGGGCTGGGGCTGGCGGCCCTGCGCCAGGGGGAGCATGCCCGCGCCATCCAGATGCTCGGCGAGGCGCTTCAGCAAACCCAGTCGTCCAAGGGGGCTCAGCACCCGGAGATGGGCAGCCGCCACGTCATGCTCGCCACCGCCTACCGGGAGGGCGGCGAGCCCGTGCAGGCGCTGGCGCACGCCGAGGCCGCCCTGAAGCTGCGCAAGGCGGCCTTGGGGGCGGACCACCCCGCCGTGGCCGATGCGCTCGACGAGCTGGGCGAGTGCCTGCTTCTGCTGAAGCGCTATGAGGAGGCCATGGAGGCCTTCCGCCAGGCCGTGGACATCAAGGGCGAGAAGCTGGGGATGGACCACCCGGACCTGTCCTATTCCTATGATGGGATGGGCAAGGCGCTGCTGGCGCAGGGGAAGGCCGAGGAGGCCATCGTGTACCTGAAGCAGGCGCTGGCCTACGGGAACACCGAGCCCGAAGCGCTCGCGGGGACGGGCTTCCGCCTGGCTCAGGCGCTCTGGGAGGCGGGAAAGGCTCCCCAGAGTGCCCGGGAGGAAGCGCTCCGGGCCCGCGAGGGCTATGCGAAGCTGGAGAAGCCCCAGCAGGTGGCGGAGATCAACGCCTGGCTCAAGGCGCGGGAGGCCCCGCCAGTTCCTGCCCTGCCCGGGCGTCCCCCCCGGCGCCTTCGGCGCTGA
- a CDS encoding DUF4215 domain-containing protein, which produces MSDAQCSASLSRFTALALLLALAACGGGNPTDPKPDGGGPGDTPDASTDGGRDGGGPVDPLDCGNGILQAGETCDDGNLNNEDGCSSACSVESGWICRTPGQPCVLNVCGDGVRGPKETCDDFNTRSGDGCSATCAVEAGWNCPSGGGNCQAARCGDNIIAGDEECEDGNAAAGDGCSATCRLEEGFKCPVAGQACSRTTCGDKKVEGTEQCDDGNNDMGDGCSPLCKREPSCTNGNCTAICGDNLILPGSAEECDDGNVRDNDGCSSTCKLEPGFQCKQIESEPPPEVKIPVVYRDFIGNDQTHAQKHADFESVTGSGELGIVKNQLGANQKPDYAKDGQQSSSTHGKANFDQWYSDSPKSKTIVETLTLVQEKDAQGNPTGNYVYSNSNFFPLDNKGWVATGDEPRRNGNHNFSFTSENRYWFEYKGTEKLSFTGDDDVWVFINKRLALDLGGVHSEQSGTVDLTPASAATAYNLRKGGVYEAVVFQAERHTTQSNYKLTLGNFTTRRTECTSSCGDGVVQPPEECDSGTNPGGYGQCAPGCIFGPRCGDGIVQEAFGESCDDGNDDNDDLCSNTCKPRIG; this is translated from the coding sequence ATGTCCGACGCACAGTGTTCTGCGAGCCTCTCGCGATTTACAGCCCTTGCGCTTCTTCTGGCCCTTGCGGCTTGTGGTGGCGGCAACCCGACGGATCCCAAGCCGGATGGAGGGGGCCCTGGGGACACCCCCGACGCTTCGACGGATGGGGGCCGTGACGGAGGAGGGCCGGTGGACCCCCTCGATTGCGGCAACGGCATCCTCCAGGCAGGGGAGACCTGTGACGATGGCAACTTGAACAATGAGGACGGGTGCTCGTCGGCTTGTTCCGTCGAGTCGGGGTGGATCTGCCGGACGCCGGGCCAGCCGTGTGTGCTGAACGTCTGCGGAGACGGAGTGCGAGGCCCGAAGGAGACGTGCGACGACTTCAACACGCGTTCGGGGGATGGGTGCAGCGCCACGTGCGCGGTGGAGGCAGGGTGGAACTGCCCCAGCGGCGGCGGCAACTGCCAGGCGGCCAGGTGCGGCGACAACATCATCGCGGGCGACGAGGAGTGTGAGGACGGGAACGCCGCGGCGGGAGACGGGTGCAGCGCGACGTGCCGCCTGGAGGAAGGGTTCAAGTGCCCGGTGGCGGGCCAGGCGTGCTCGCGCACCACGTGCGGAGACAAGAAGGTGGAGGGGACCGAGCAGTGCGACGATGGCAACAACGACATGGGGGATGGGTGCTCGCCGCTGTGTAAGCGAGAGCCCTCGTGCACCAACGGCAACTGCACGGCCATCTGCGGTGACAACCTCATCCTGCCAGGCAGCGCTGAGGAGTGTGATGACGGCAACGTGCGCGACAACGATGGGTGCTCGTCCACCTGCAAGCTGGAGCCTGGCTTCCAGTGCAAGCAGATCGAGAGCGAGCCCCCGCCCGAGGTGAAGATCCCGGTCGTCTACCGTGACTTCATCGGCAACGATCAGACCCATGCCCAGAAGCATGCCGACTTTGAGAGCGTGACGGGCAGCGGTGAGCTCGGGATCGTCAAGAACCAGCTGGGCGCGAATCAGAAGCCGGACTATGCGAAGGACGGCCAGCAGAGCTCCAGCACCCACGGCAAGGCCAACTTCGACCAGTGGTACAGCGACTCGCCGAAGAGCAAGACCATCGTCGAGACGCTGACCCTGGTTCAGGAAAAGGACGCCCAAGGCAATCCGACAGGCAACTACGTGTATTCCAACAGCAACTTCTTCCCGCTGGACAACAAGGGCTGGGTGGCGACGGGAGACGAGCCTCGGCGCAACGGTAACCACAACTTCAGCTTCACCAGCGAGAACCGGTACTGGTTCGAGTACAAGGGGACGGAGAAGCTCTCGTTCACCGGCGACGATGATGTGTGGGTTTTCATCAACAAGAGGCTCGCGCTGGATCTCGGCGGGGTTCACTCGGAACAGAGCGGAACGGTGGATCTCACCCCGGCCTCGGCCGCCACGGCGTACAACCTGCGGAAGGGGGGCGTCTATGAGGCGGTCGTCTTCCAGGCGGAGCGTCACACCACCCAGTCCAACTACAAGCTCACCCTGGGCAACTTCACCACCCGGCGGACGGAGTGCACGAGCAGCTGCGGGGACGGGGTGGTGCAGCCGCCGGAAGAGTGTGACTCGGGAACGAATCCGGGAGGCTATGGCCAGTGCGCGCCTGGGTGCATCTTTGGACCGAGGTGCGGGGATGGAATCGTGCAGGAGGCGTTCGGAGAGAGCTGCGACGACGGGAACGATGACAACGACGACCTGTGCAGCAACACCTGCAAGCCGCGCATCGGCTGA
- a CDS encoding SDR family NAD(P)-dependent oxidoreductase: MAERHKKESSRFTFGTFAAAGIGTVMGLRALRRSSLSFRDKTVLITGGSRGLGLILARQFLQEGARVAICAREESTLARARAELDALGGQAMAVSCDVTDPVQVEAMVAEVQETLGPVDVLVNNAGIIQAGPIEAMTLEDFKEAMDIHLWAPLYATLAVLPEMKKRRQGRIVNIASIGGKISVPHLVPYSASKFALVGLSDGMHAELAQDGIQVTTVCPGLMRTGSPRNASFKGNHEGEYAWFSVSDSLPGLSMNAERVARKILAAVRRGDAEVLVGLPAKLGAVVRTLAPQLTAALMAFVNRYLPQDSSPERFKGSQSETPLTRSWLTELSRRAAERNNENEVPIH, translated from the coding sequence ATGGCAGAGCGCCACAAGAAGGAATCCTCTCGCTTCACCTTCGGGACCTTCGCCGCCGCCGGCATCGGCACGGTGATGGGGCTCCGGGCCTTGCGGCGCTCGAGCCTGAGCTTCCGGGACAAGACGGTGCTCATCACCGGGGGCTCCCGGGGCCTGGGGTTGATCCTCGCGCGGCAATTCCTCCAGGAGGGCGCGCGCGTGGCCATCTGCGCCCGGGAAGAGTCCACGCTGGCGCGTGCCCGCGCGGAGCTGGATGCGCTGGGGGGCCAGGCCATGGCCGTGTCCTGCGATGTGACGGACCCCGTCCAGGTGGAGGCGATGGTCGCCGAGGTTCAGGAGACGCTGGGCCCGGTGGACGTGCTGGTGAACAACGCCGGCATCATCCAGGCGGGCCCCATCGAGGCCATGACGCTGGAGGACTTCAAGGAGGCGATGGACATCCACCTTTGGGCGCCGCTCTACGCCACGCTGGCGGTGCTTCCGGAGATGAAGAAGCGGCGGCAGGGGCGCATCGTCAACATCGCCTCCATTGGCGGGAAGATCAGCGTGCCGCACCTGGTGCCCTACAGCGCGAGCAAGTTCGCGCTGGTCGGCTTGTCGGACGGGATGCACGCGGAGCTGGCCCAGGACGGCATCCAGGTCACCACGGTGTGCCCGGGGCTGATGCGCACGGGCAGTCCGCGCAATGCCTCCTTCAAGGGAAACCACGAGGGGGAATACGCCTGGTTCTCCGTGAGCGACTCCCTGCCGGGGCTCTCGATGAACGCGGAGCGGGTAGCGCGGAAGATCCTCGCGGCGGTCCGCCGGGGCGATGCGGAGGTGCTGGTGGGCCTGCCCGCGAAGCTGGGCGCCGTGGTGCGCACGCTGGCCCCTCAGCTGACGGCGGCGCTGATGGCCTTCGTGAACCGGTACCTGCCGCAGGACAGCAGCCCGGAGCGCTTCAAGGGCAGCCAGAGCGAGACCCCCCTGACGCGCTCGTGGCTGACGGAGCTGTCGCGCCGGGCGGCCGAGCGCAACAACGAGAACGAGGTCCCCATTCACTGA
- a CDS encoding aminotransferase class I/II-fold pyridoxal phosphate-dependent enzyme yields MRIPDFKLERYFARWEFTAPHLLCSSDIEGWRMAELLALADPEARDRWEHLTLGYTESTGLPALKEAIAALYPGLSAGQVLTFAGAEEAVFVLMNVLLGAGDHAVVTWPGYQSLHEVARATGAEVTLLPLREEEGWGLDLEALRQALRPHTRLLVVNFPHNPTGALPEPTLFEALCALAEERGVYLLSDEVYRLLEHAPHRTLPAAVERTARGLSLGVMSKAFGLAGLRVGWLACRDDAVLQRCAAYKDYTSICNSAPSEVLALIALREKEKVLARSRAILEGNLKLLDAFFLRHADTFRWVRPQAGSVGFPRLLRDMPIADFCQSLVEREGVLLLPGTVYDFPGNHFRLGFGRTRLPEALSRLERFITAG; encoded by the coding sequence ATGCGCATTCCGGACTTCAAGCTGGAGCGGTACTTCGCGCGGTGGGAGTTCACCGCGCCCCACCTGTTGTGCTCCTCGGACATCGAGGGGTGGCGCATGGCGGAGCTGTTGGCGCTCGCGGATCCCGAGGCCCGGGACCGGTGGGAGCACCTGACGCTCGGATACACCGAGTCCACCGGCCTGCCCGCGCTGAAGGAGGCCATCGCGGCGCTCTACCCGGGGCTCTCCGCCGGACAGGTGCTCACCTTCGCGGGGGCCGAAGAGGCCGTGTTCGTCCTCATGAATGTGTTGCTGGGGGCTGGGGATCACGCCGTGGTGACGTGGCCGGGTTACCAGTCCCTGCATGAGGTGGCCCGGGCCACCGGGGCGGAAGTGACGCTGCTGCCCTTGCGAGAAGAGGAGGGGTGGGGGCTGGATCTCGAGGCCTTGCGCCAGGCCTTGAGGCCCCACACCCGGCTGCTCGTGGTGAACTTTCCCCACAACCCCACGGGTGCGCTGCCCGAGCCGACCCTCTTCGAGGCGCTGTGCGCGCTCGCCGAGGAACGTGGGGTGTACCTGCTGTCCGATGAGGTGTACCGCCTGCTGGAGCATGCCCCCCACCGGACGCTGCCCGCGGCGGTGGAGCGCACGGCGCGGGGCCTCAGCCTCGGGGTGATGTCCAAGGCCTTTGGCCTGGCGGGGCTGCGGGTCGGGTGGCTCGCCTGCCGGGACGACGCGGTGTTGCAGCGGTGCGCGGCCTACAAGGACTACACCTCCATCTGCAACAGTGCCCCGAGCGAGGTGCTCGCCCTCATCGCCCTGCGGGAGAAGGAGAAGGTGCTCGCCCGGAGCCGGGCCATTCTCGAAGGCAATCTGAAGCTCCTGGATGCCTTCTTCCTTCGCCATGCGGACACCTTCCGCTGGGTGCGGCCTCAGGCGGGCAGCGTGGGTTTTCCAAGACTGCTGCGAGACATGCCCATCGCTGACTTCTGTCAGTCGCTCGTGGAGCGTGAAGGGGTGTTGTTATTGCCAGGCACCGTCTATGACTTTCCTGGCAATCACTTCCGGCTGGGGTTCGGCCGTACCCGCCTCCCCGAAGCACTCTCCCGGTTGGAGCGCTTCATCACGGCAGGGTGA
- a CDS encoding nuclear transport factor 2 family protein: MSTMNLELVRSYLQALEQGATGEALARFFHPGVSQREFPNRLTPAGAARDLRALLEAAERGQKVMTSQRYDVLQAMAEGDQVALEIDWSGTLAVPLGTLPVGGTMRAWIGMFVTVRDGRIFSQRNYDCFEPF; the protein is encoded by the coding sequence ATGTCCACGATGAATCTCGAGCTTGTCCGGAGCTATCTCCAGGCCCTGGAGCAGGGCGCAACGGGGGAGGCCCTCGCCCGCTTTTTTCACCCCGGTGTCTCGCAGCGAGAGTTCCCCAACCGGCTCACCCCGGCTGGGGCGGCGCGAGATCTGCGGGCGCTGCTCGAGGCCGCGGAGCGAGGCCAGAAGGTGATGACCTCACAGCGCTACGACGTCCTTCAGGCGATGGCGGAAGGAGATCAGGTGGCCCTGGAGATCGACTGGAGCGGCACGCTCGCCGTCCCCTTGGGCACGTTGCCCGTGGGAGGAACGATGCGCGCCTGGATCGGCATGTTCGTGACCGTTCGTGACGGCCGGATCTTCTCTCAGCGTAACTACGACTGTTTCGAGCCGTTTTAG
- a CDS encoding methyl-accepting chemotaxis protein, with translation MTAAFLLVVFVLTFGSVAMVALSLRKSLEEGLARNMEQDIVSWHGLLEQEGRVLAAAARGVANGPVLRSVLAGDAESTTLQGLVEEQRSLVGVDLLLLVDPSGKVRAGSLSGSMSTEPPVEELREHTGLLLIEDVPYWSVSTPVEARGRVLGFLILGVRLDEGPVRRFQEQRGTEMMLLMGRSVSARGLHSVKPQDVLPVLPSTGDFRRFLVLRGVRVLAAQVQVGEGLRLVLVRSAEEDYARFHSTQLGLVGLGAACALIAGAVAFLMARRVTEPLRQLTAAAARVVAEGDFRGTLEVSSRDEIGELATSFRQMMHQLRDVLLALRAASTQLEAAATQLSMEASEQNRTATRQVAALYETQVTAQELQRSSQAAALRAQTILQVAEQADSLGSAGEHSLESSVGGLTHIREQVDQIARTSQELQQRTAQIGGITQTVKDLADQSNMLALNAAIEAVRSGEHGKGFGVVAREIRSLADQSAEATGRVQEILTDISRAIAATVHTSESGAREVEGGLAQVRATGDSLRALATLIHDNGLAVREIAETVSQQDAGIAQIFEALRDLSMLSQETVTRLTATEQAASKLSLASREVGSIVGQYKL, from the coding sequence GTGACCGCAGCCTTCTTGCTGGTGGTGTTCGTGCTGACGTTTGGCAGCGTGGCGATGGTGGCCCTGTCGCTGCGCAAGAGCCTCGAAGAGGGGCTCGCCCGGAACATGGAGCAGGACATCGTCAGCTGGCACGGGCTCCTGGAGCAGGAGGGCCGGGTGCTCGCGGCGGCGGCGCGCGGGGTGGCGAACGGGCCCGTGCTTCGCTCGGTGCTCGCGGGAGACGCGGAGTCCACAACGCTCCAGGGGCTTGTCGAGGAGCAGCGCTCGCTGGTGGGCGTGGACCTGCTGCTGCTCGTGGATCCGTCCGGGAAAGTGAGGGCGGGCAGCCTCTCGGGTTCGATGTCCACGGAGCCTCCCGTGGAGGAGTTGCGCGAGCACACCGGCCTGCTCCTGATCGAGGACGTTCCCTACTGGAGCGTGAGCACGCCCGTGGAGGCGCGGGGACGCGTGCTCGGCTTCCTCATCCTGGGTGTCCGCCTGGACGAGGGCCCCGTGCGAAGGTTCCAGGAGCAACGGGGCACGGAGATGATGTTGCTGATGGGGCGGAGCGTGAGCGCCCGGGGCCTTCACTCGGTGAAGCCCCAGGATGTGCTCCCGGTGCTGCCCTCCACGGGGGACTTCCGCCGCTTCCTGGTGCTGCGTGGGGTGCGGGTCCTCGCCGCGCAGGTGCAGGTGGGCGAGGGGCTGCGGCTGGTGCTCGTGCGCAGCGCCGAGGAGGACTATGCCCGCTTCCACTCCACCCAGTTGGGGCTCGTGGGGCTGGGGGCCGCGTGTGCGCTCATCGCCGGCGCGGTGGCCTTTCTCATGGCCCGGCGGGTGACGGAGCCGCTGCGGCAGCTCACCGCCGCCGCGGCGCGCGTGGTGGCGGAAGGGGATTTCCGGGGGACGCTGGAGGTGTCCTCACGGGATGAGATCGGGGAGCTGGCCACCTCGTTCCGGCAGATGATGCACCAACTGAGGGACGTGCTGCTCGCGCTGCGCGCGGCCTCCACGCAGTTGGAGGCCGCCGCGACCCAGCTCTCCATGGAAGCGTCCGAGCAGAACCGCACGGCCACGCGGCAGGTGGCCGCCCTCTACGAGACCCAGGTGACGGCGCAGGAGCTCCAGCGCAGCTCCCAGGCGGCGGCCCTGCGGGCCCAGACCATTCTTCAGGTCGCCGAGCAGGCGGATTCGCTGGGGAGCGCGGGCGAGCATTCCCTGGAGAGCAGCGTGGGAGGGCTCACGCACATCCGCGAGCAGGTGGATCAGATCGCCCGGACCAGCCAGGAGCTCCAGCAGCGCACCGCCCAGATCGGCGGCATTACCCAGACGGTAAAGGATCTGGCGGACCAGTCCAACATGCTGGCACTCAATGCCGCCATCGAGGCGGTGCGCAGCGGCGAGCACGGCAAGGGCTTCGGCGTGGTGGCGCGCGAAATCCGCTCCCTGGCGGACCAGTCCGCCGAGGCCACGGGGCGGGTGCAGGAGATCCTCACCGACATCAGCCGCGCGATTGCCGCCACCGTCCATACCAGTGAGAGCGGGGCGCGCGAGGTGGAGGGCGGGCTGGCGCAGGTGCGCGCCACGGGAGACAGCCTGCGTGCGCTGGCCACCCTCATTCACGACAATGGGCTCGCCGTCCGGGAAATCGCCGAGACCGTGAGCCAGCAGGATGCCGGCATCGCGCAGATCTTCGAGGCGTTGAGGGATCTGTCGATGCTCTCCCAGGAGACCGTGACGCGCCTGACCGCCACGGAGCAGGCTGCCTCGAAGCTCTCCCTGGCCTCACGGGAGGTGGGCTCCATCGTGGGCCAGTACAAGCTTTGA